Proteins encoded in a region of the Labeo rohita strain BAU-BD-2019 chromosome 22, IGBB_LRoh.1.0, whole genome shotgun sequence genome:
- the atp11b gene encoding phospholipid-transporting ATPase IF isoform X2, which produces MIRWIRQQLGFDPPHQSDTRTVYIANKFPQHGHYIPQRFADNRIISSKYTIWNFIPKNLFEQFRRIANFYFLIIFLVQLMIDTPTSPITSGLPLFFVITVTAIKQGYEDWLRHKADNEVNGAPVFVVRSGSLVQTRSKNIRVGDIVRVAKDETFPADLVLLSSDRAEGTCHITTASLDGETNLKTHYAVPETAVSQSVSRLESLQAVVECQQPEADLYRFVGRITVTQQGEEIVRPLGPENLLLRGARLKNTKEIFGVAVYTGMESKMALNYKCKSQKRSAVEKSMNTFLIIYLGILLFEAVLSTILKYAWQAENKWDEPFYNQKTDQERNSSQILKFISDFLAFLVLYNFIIPISLYVTVEMQKFLGSFFIGWDLDLYHEESDQKAQVNTSDLNEELGQVEYVFTDKTGTLTENEMQFRECSINGIKYQEINGKLVPEGMTEDSPDGSVPCLNREEELFLKAVSLCHTVQISYDQTDGPGDPFSHANGFTPQMEYYASSPDEKALVEATKRMGVTFIGSRGENMEIKTFGKSEKYKLLHVLEFDADRRRMSVILQKPSGEKVLFTKGAESAILPYATSGEIDKTRVHVDEFALKGLRTLVVACRHFSADEYQEVDRRLHEARTALQQREERLVEVFNFIEKDLELLGATGVEDKLQDKVQETIEALRLAGIKVWVLTGDKHETAVSVSLSCGHFHRTMNILELIQQKSDSECAEQLRRLDRRIKEDHVIQHGLVVDGASLSLALREHEKLFMEVCKNCSAVLCCRMAPLQKAKVVRLLKTSPEKPITLAIGDGANDVSMIQEAHVGIGIMGKEGRQAVRNSDYAIARFKFLAKLLLVHGHFYYIRIATLVQYFFYKNVCFITPQFLYQFFCLFSQQTLYDSVYLTLYNICFTSLPILVYSLFEQLVHPHVLQSKPALYRDISKNSMLSFKTFLYWTFLGFCHAFAFFFGSYILMGEDTTLMGNGQILRANRQLMFGNWTFGTLVFTVMVITVTLKLALETHFWTWMNHFVTWGSIAFYFIFSLFYGGIIWPFLHTQDMYFVFVQLLSSGSAWFAIIIIVITCLFPDVIKKVFYRHLQPTSTQKSQFIEAYQGIGCVDSMCCFSEGQNACSRLGRLVERMMGRCDPSRATRSWSDTDTFFSNDRSILTLSPMEVSHC; this is translated from the exons TTAATGATAGACACACCCACTTCCCCTATAACTAGTGGACTTCCCCTGTTTTTTGTCATCACAGTAACTGCCATCAAACAG GGATATGAAGACTGGCTGCGGCACAAAGCTGACAACGAAGTGAACGGAGCACCTGTGTTTGTCGTGCGCAGCGGCAGTCTGGTCCAAACCCGATCCAAGAATATCCGA GTAGGTGATATTGTGAGAGTAGCCAAAGATGAGACGTTTCCTGCAGATCTGGTGCTGTTATCGTCAGATCGGGCCGAGGGGACGTGCCACATCACCACTGCCAGTCTGGACGGAGAGACGAACCTGAAG ACGCACTATGCGGTGCCAGAAACGGCGGTGTCGCAGTCGGTGTCGCGGCTGGAGTCTCTGCAGGCGGTGGTGGAGTGCCAGCAGCCCGAGGCTGATTTATACAG GTTTGTCGGGAGAATAACAGTAACCCAACAGGGAGAGGAGATAGTCAG accTTTAGGACCAGAGAACCTCCTGCTTCGAGGAGCAAGATTAAAAAACACCAAAGAAATCTTTG GTGTGGCGGTGTATACGGGCATGGAGTCCAAGATGGCTCTGAACTACAAGTGCAAATCCCAAAAGCGCTCTGCAGTAGAGAA ATCCATGAACACATTTCTCATCATCTACTTGGGCATCCTGCTGTTTGAAGCCGTCCTCAGCACCATTTTGAAGTACGCCTGGCAGGCAGAGAACAAGTGGGACGAGCCCTTTTACAACCAGAAGACCGATCAGGAGAGAAACAGCAGCCAG ATTTTGAAGTTTATTTCCGACTTCCTGGCTTTCCTGGTGTTGTACAACTTCATAATCCCCATCTCGCTGTACGTGACCGTTGAGATGCAGAAGTTTCTGGGCTCTTTTTTCATCGGCTGGGACTTGGATTTGTACCATGAAGAAAGCGACCAGAAGGCTCAAGTCAACACGTCCGACCTCAATGAGGAGTTGggacag GTGGAGTACGTTTTCACAGACAAGACGGGAACCCTCACTGAGAACGAGATGCAGTTTAGAGAGTGCTCTATTAATGGTATCAAATACCAGGAGATTAACGGGAAACTCGTCCCTGAAGGAATGACAGAAGACTCTCCAGACGGATCGGTGCCTTGTTTG AACAGGGAGGAGGAGTTGTTCCTGAAAGCCGTTTCACTGTGTCACACGGTGCAGATCAGTTATGATCAAACGGATGGGCCGGGTGACCCATTCTCACACGCCAACGGCTTCACACCTCAGATGGAGTATTACGCCTCTTCTCCTGATGAGAAAGCACTAGTAGAAGCCACCAAGAG GATGGGCGTCACATTTATAGGAAGCCGTGGAGAAAACATGGAGATTAAAACATTTGGAAAGTCAGAGAA GTACAAACTCCTCCACGTTCTGGAGTTCGACGCAGACCGCAGAAGAATGAGCGTGATACTGCAGAAGCCCTCAG GTGAAAAGGTGCTATTCACTAAAGGAGCTGAATCAGCCATTCTGCCCTACGCCACGAGCGGCGAGATCGATAAAACCAGAGTCCACGTGGATGAGTTTGCTCTG AAGGGTTTGCGGACATTAGTGGTGGCCTGCAGACACTTCAGTGCAGATGAGTATCAGGAAGTGGACCGGCGGCTCCATGAAGCCAGGACGGCTCTGCAGCAGAGGGAGGAACGACTGGTCGAGGTCTTCAACTTCATCGAGAAAGACCTGGAGCTGCTGGGTGCGACCGGGGTGGAGGACAA GCTGCAGGACAAGGTCCAGGAGACGATTGAAGCTCTGCGATTGGCAGGGATCAAGGTGTGGGTGTTGACGGGTGACAAGCACGAAACGGCGGTGAGCGTGAGCCTCTCCTGCGGTCACTTCCACCGCACCATGAACATCCTGGAGCTCATTCAGCAGAAATCAGACAGCGAGTGTGCCGAGCAGCTCCGCAGACTAGACCGAAG GATCAAGGAAGATCATGTGATCCAGCACGGGCTGGTGGTGGACGGGGCCAGTCTGTCTCTGGCTCTGCGGGAGCATGAGAAACTCTTCATGGAGGTGTGTAAGAACTGCTCGGCGGTGCTCTGCTGCAGAATGGCACCTCTCCAAAAAGCCAAG GTGGTGAGACTGTTGAAGACTTCTCCTGAGAAGCCTATTACATTAGCCATCGGAGATGGAGCCAACGACGTCAGCATGATCCAAGAGGCTCACGTTGGTATCG GAATCATGGGCAAAGAAGGAAGGCAAGCCGTAAGAAACAGCGACTATGCAATCGCGAGGTTCAAGTTCCTCGCCAAATTGCTGCTTGTACACGGCCATTTCTACTACATTAGAATAGCAACCCTTGTGCAATACTTTTTCTACAAG AATGTGTGCTTTATCACTCCCCAGTTTTTATACCAGTTCTTCTGTTTGTTCTCACAGCAA ACTCTTTATGACAGCGTGTATCTGACGCTGTATAATATCTGCTTCACCTCTCTGCCCATACTGGTATACAGTCTGTTTGAGCAGCTGGTGCATCCACATGTTCTGCAGAGCAAACCAGCACTTTACAG AGACATCAGTAAAAATTCCATGCTGTCCTTCAAAACCTTTTTGTACTGGACCTTCCTGGGCTTCTGCCACGCCTTCGCCTTCTTCTTCGGGTCCTACATCCTGATGGGAGAAGACACCACGCTGATGGGAAACGGACAG ATTTTGCGAGCTAACAGGCAACTG ATGTTTGGAAACTGGACGTTTGGCACTTTAGTATTCACTGTGATGGTTATTACGGTTACGCTGAAG CTGGCCTTAGAGACTCATTTCTGGACGTGGATGAATCACTTCGTCACATGGGGCTCCATCGCCTTCTACTTCATTTTCTCCTTGTTTTATGGCGGCATCATCTG GCCGTTTCTTCACACGCAGGACATGTACTTCGTGTTCGTTCAGCTGCTGTCCAGCGGCTCGGCCTGGTttgccatcatcatcatcgtcatcacCTGCCTGTTTCCTGATGTCATCAAGAAAGTCTTTTACAGGCACCTGCAGCCGACCAGCACGCAGAAATCTCAG ttTATTGAGGCCTACCAGGGCATCGGATGCGTGGACTCCATGTGCTGTTTCTCAGAGGGGCAAAACGCCTGCTCACGGCTGGGCCGGCTGGTGGAGCGAATGATGGGCCGCTGCGACCCCTCTCGGGCCACCAG
- the atp11b gene encoding phospholipid-transporting ATPase IF isoform X4 translates to MIRWIRQQLGFDPPHQSDTRTVYIANKFPQHGHYIPQRFADNRIISSKYTIWNFIPKNLFEQFRRIANFYFLIIFLVQLMIDTPTSPITSGLPLFFVITVTAIKQGYEDWLRHKADNEVNGAPVFVVRSGSLVQTRSKNIRVGDIVRVAKDETFPADLVLLSSDRAEGTCHITTASLDGETNLKTHYAVPETAVSQSVSRLESLQAVVECQQPEADLYRFVGRITVTQQGEEIVRPLGPENLLLRGARLKNTKEIFGVAVYTGMESKMALNYKCKSQKRSAVEKSMNTFLIIYLGILLFEAVLSTILKYAWQAENKWDEPFYNQKTDQERNSSQILKFISDFLAFLVLYNFIIPISLYVTVEMQKFLGSFFIGWDLDLYHEESDQKAQVNTSDLNEELGQVEYVFTDKTGTLTENEMQFRECSINGIKYQEINGKLVPEGMTEDSPDGSVPCLNREEELFLKAVSLCHTVQISYDQTDGPGDPFSHANGFTPQMEYYASSPDEKALVEATKRMGVTFIGSRGENMEIKTFGKSEKYKLLHVLEFDADRRRMSVILQKPSGEKVLFTKGAESAILPYATSGEIDKTRVHVDEFALKGLRTLVVACRHFSADEYQEVDRRLHEARTALQQREERLVEVFNFIEKDLELLGATGVEDKLQDKVQETIEALRLAGIKVWVLTGDKHETAVSVSLSCGHFHRTMNILELIQQKSDSECAEQLRRLDRRIKEDHVIQHGLVVDGASLSLALREHEKLFMEVCKNCSAVLCCRMAPLQKAKVVRLLKTSPEKPITLAIGDGANDVSMIQEAHVGIGIMGKEGRQAVRNSDYAIARFKFLAKLLLVHGHFYYIRIATLVQYFFYKNVCFITPQFLYQFFCLFSQQTLYDSVYLTLYNICFTSLPILVYSLFEQLVHPHVLQSKPALYRDISKNSMLSFKTFLYWTFLGFCHAFAFFFGSYILMGEDTTLMGNGQMFGNWTFGTLVFTVMVITVTLKLALETHFWTWMNHFVTWGSIAFYFIFSLFYGGIIWPFLHTQDMYFVFVQLLSSGSAWFAIIIIVITCLFPDVIKKVFYRHLQPTSTQKSQFIEAYQGIGCVDSMCCFSEGQNACSRLGRLVERMMGRCDPSRATRSWSDTDTFFSNDRSILTLSPMEVSHC, encoded by the exons TTAATGATAGACACACCCACTTCCCCTATAACTAGTGGACTTCCCCTGTTTTTTGTCATCACAGTAACTGCCATCAAACAG GGATATGAAGACTGGCTGCGGCACAAAGCTGACAACGAAGTGAACGGAGCACCTGTGTTTGTCGTGCGCAGCGGCAGTCTGGTCCAAACCCGATCCAAGAATATCCGA GTAGGTGATATTGTGAGAGTAGCCAAAGATGAGACGTTTCCTGCAGATCTGGTGCTGTTATCGTCAGATCGGGCCGAGGGGACGTGCCACATCACCACTGCCAGTCTGGACGGAGAGACGAACCTGAAG ACGCACTATGCGGTGCCAGAAACGGCGGTGTCGCAGTCGGTGTCGCGGCTGGAGTCTCTGCAGGCGGTGGTGGAGTGCCAGCAGCCCGAGGCTGATTTATACAG GTTTGTCGGGAGAATAACAGTAACCCAACAGGGAGAGGAGATAGTCAG accTTTAGGACCAGAGAACCTCCTGCTTCGAGGAGCAAGATTAAAAAACACCAAAGAAATCTTTG GTGTGGCGGTGTATACGGGCATGGAGTCCAAGATGGCTCTGAACTACAAGTGCAAATCCCAAAAGCGCTCTGCAGTAGAGAA ATCCATGAACACATTTCTCATCATCTACTTGGGCATCCTGCTGTTTGAAGCCGTCCTCAGCACCATTTTGAAGTACGCCTGGCAGGCAGAGAACAAGTGGGACGAGCCCTTTTACAACCAGAAGACCGATCAGGAGAGAAACAGCAGCCAG ATTTTGAAGTTTATTTCCGACTTCCTGGCTTTCCTGGTGTTGTACAACTTCATAATCCCCATCTCGCTGTACGTGACCGTTGAGATGCAGAAGTTTCTGGGCTCTTTTTTCATCGGCTGGGACTTGGATTTGTACCATGAAGAAAGCGACCAGAAGGCTCAAGTCAACACGTCCGACCTCAATGAGGAGTTGggacag GTGGAGTACGTTTTCACAGACAAGACGGGAACCCTCACTGAGAACGAGATGCAGTTTAGAGAGTGCTCTATTAATGGTATCAAATACCAGGAGATTAACGGGAAACTCGTCCCTGAAGGAATGACAGAAGACTCTCCAGACGGATCGGTGCCTTGTTTG AACAGGGAGGAGGAGTTGTTCCTGAAAGCCGTTTCACTGTGTCACACGGTGCAGATCAGTTATGATCAAACGGATGGGCCGGGTGACCCATTCTCACACGCCAACGGCTTCACACCTCAGATGGAGTATTACGCCTCTTCTCCTGATGAGAAAGCACTAGTAGAAGCCACCAAGAG GATGGGCGTCACATTTATAGGAAGCCGTGGAGAAAACATGGAGATTAAAACATTTGGAAAGTCAGAGAA GTACAAACTCCTCCACGTTCTGGAGTTCGACGCAGACCGCAGAAGAATGAGCGTGATACTGCAGAAGCCCTCAG GTGAAAAGGTGCTATTCACTAAAGGAGCTGAATCAGCCATTCTGCCCTACGCCACGAGCGGCGAGATCGATAAAACCAGAGTCCACGTGGATGAGTTTGCTCTG AAGGGTTTGCGGACATTAGTGGTGGCCTGCAGACACTTCAGTGCAGATGAGTATCAGGAAGTGGACCGGCGGCTCCATGAAGCCAGGACGGCTCTGCAGCAGAGGGAGGAACGACTGGTCGAGGTCTTCAACTTCATCGAGAAAGACCTGGAGCTGCTGGGTGCGACCGGGGTGGAGGACAA GCTGCAGGACAAGGTCCAGGAGACGATTGAAGCTCTGCGATTGGCAGGGATCAAGGTGTGGGTGTTGACGGGTGACAAGCACGAAACGGCGGTGAGCGTGAGCCTCTCCTGCGGTCACTTCCACCGCACCATGAACATCCTGGAGCTCATTCAGCAGAAATCAGACAGCGAGTGTGCCGAGCAGCTCCGCAGACTAGACCGAAG GATCAAGGAAGATCATGTGATCCAGCACGGGCTGGTGGTGGACGGGGCCAGTCTGTCTCTGGCTCTGCGGGAGCATGAGAAACTCTTCATGGAGGTGTGTAAGAACTGCTCGGCGGTGCTCTGCTGCAGAATGGCACCTCTCCAAAAAGCCAAG GTGGTGAGACTGTTGAAGACTTCTCCTGAGAAGCCTATTACATTAGCCATCGGAGATGGAGCCAACGACGTCAGCATGATCCAAGAGGCTCACGTTGGTATCG GAATCATGGGCAAAGAAGGAAGGCAAGCCGTAAGAAACAGCGACTATGCAATCGCGAGGTTCAAGTTCCTCGCCAAATTGCTGCTTGTACACGGCCATTTCTACTACATTAGAATAGCAACCCTTGTGCAATACTTTTTCTACAAG AATGTGTGCTTTATCACTCCCCAGTTTTTATACCAGTTCTTCTGTTTGTTCTCACAGCAA ACTCTTTATGACAGCGTGTATCTGACGCTGTATAATATCTGCTTCACCTCTCTGCCCATACTGGTATACAGTCTGTTTGAGCAGCTGGTGCATCCACATGTTCTGCAGAGCAAACCAGCACTTTACAG AGACATCAGTAAAAATTCCATGCTGTCCTTCAAAACCTTTTTGTACTGGACCTTCCTGGGCTTCTGCCACGCCTTCGCCTTCTTCTTCGGGTCCTACATCCTGATGGGAGAAGACACCACGCTGATGGGAAACGGACAG ATGTTTGGAAACTGGACGTTTGGCACTTTAGTATTCACTGTGATGGTTATTACGGTTACGCTGAAG CTGGCCTTAGAGACTCATTTCTGGACGTGGATGAATCACTTCGTCACATGGGGCTCCATCGCCTTCTACTTCATTTTCTCCTTGTTTTATGGCGGCATCATCTG GCCGTTTCTTCACACGCAGGACATGTACTTCGTGTTCGTTCAGCTGCTGTCCAGCGGCTCGGCCTGGTttgccatcatcatcatcgtcatcacCTGCCTGTTTCCTGATGTCATCAAGAAAGTCTTTTACAGGCACCTGCAGCCGACCAGCACGCAGAAATCTCAG ttTATTGAGGCCTACCAGGGCATCGGATGCGTGGACTCCATGTGCTGTTTCTCAGAGGGGCAAAACGCCTGCTCACGGCTGGGCCGGCTGGTGGAGCGAATGATGGGCCGCTGCGACCCCTCTCGGGCCACCAG
- the atp11b gene encoding phospholipid-transporting ATPase IF isoform X3, translated as MIRWIRQQLGFDPPHQSDTRTVYIANKFPQHGHYIPQRFADNRIISSKYTIWNFIPKNLFEQFRRIANFYFLIIFLVQLMIDTPTSPITSGLPLFFVITVTAIKQGYEDWLRHKADNEVNGAPVFVVRSGSLVQTRSKNIRVGDIVRVAKDETFPADLVLLSSDRAEGTCHITTASLDGETNLKTHYAVPETAVSQSVSRLESLQAVVECQQPEADLYRFVGRITVTQQGEEIVRPLGPENLLLRGARLKNTKEIFGVAVYTGMESKMALNYKCKSQKRSAVEKSMNTFLIIYLGILLFEAVLSTILKYAWQAENKWDEPFYNQKTDQERNSSQILKFISDFLAFLVLYNFIIPISLYVTVEMQKFLGSFFIGWDLDLYHEESDQKAQVNTSDLNEELGQVEYVFTDKTGTLTENEMQFRECSINGIKYQEINGKLVPEGMTEDSPDGSVPCLNREEELFLKAVSLCHTVQISYDQTDGPGDPFSHANGFTPQMEYYASSPDEKALVEATKRMGVTFIGSRGENMEIKTFGKSEKYKLLHVLEFDADRRRMSVILQKPSGEKVLFTKGAESAILPYATSGEIDKTRVHVDEFALKGLRTLVVACRHFSADEYQEVDRRLHEARTALQQREERLVEVFNFIEKDLELLGATGVEDKLQDKVQETIEALRLAGIKVWVLTGDKHETAVSVSLSCGHFHRTMNILELIQQKSDSECAEQLRRLDRRIKEDHVIQHGLVVDGASLSLALREHEKLFMEVCKNCSAVLCCRMAPLQKAKVVRLLKTSPEKPITLAIGDGANDVSMIQEAHVGIGIMGKEGRQAVRNSDYAIARFKFLAKLLLVHGHFYYIRIATLVQYFFYKNVCFITPQFLYQFFCLFSQQTLYDSVYLTLYNICFTSLPILVYSLFEQLVHPHVLQSKPALYRDISKNSMLSFKTFLYWTFLGFCHAFAFFFGSYILMGEDTTLMGNGQMFGNWTFGTLVFTVMVITVTLKLALETHFWTWMNHFVTWGSIAFYFIFSLFYGGIIWPFLHTQDMYFVFVQLLSSGSAWFAIIIIVITCLFPDVIKKVFYRHLQPTSTQKSQMEADKVSVSSEYDTAEIGSRGEDNRPLIAAFPPPLVQPHPSPSLLRPTRASDAWTPCAVSQRGKTPAHGWAGWWSE; from the exons TTAATGATAGACACACCCACTTCCCCTATAACTAGTGGACTTCCCCTGTTTTTTGTCATCACAGTAACTGCCATCAAACAG GGATATGAAGACTGGCTGCGGCACAAAGCTGACAACGAAGTGAACGGAGCACCTGTGTTTGTCGTGCGCAGCGGCAGTCTGGTCCAAACCCGATCCAAGAATATCCGA GTAGGTGATATTGTGAGAGTAGCCAAAGATGAGACGTTTCCTGCAGATCTGGTGCTGTTATCGTCAGATCGGGCCGAGGGGACGTGCCACATCACCACTGCCAGTCTGGACGGAGAGACGAACCTGAAG ACGCACTATGCGGTGCCAGAAACGGCGGTGTCGCAGTCGGTGTCGCGGCTGGAGTCTCTGCAGGCGGTGGTGGAGTGCCAGCAGCCCGAGGCTGATTTATACAG GTTTGTCGGGAGAATAACAGTAACCCAACAGGGAGAGGAGATAGTCAG accTTTAGGACCAGAGAACCTCCTGCTTCGAGGAGCAAGATTAAAAAACACCAAAGAAATCTTTG GTGTGGCGGTGTATACGGGCATGGAGTCCAAGATGGCTCTGAACTACAAGTGCAAATCCCAAAAGCGCTCTGCAGTAGAGAA ATCCATGAACACATTTCTCATCATCTACTTGGGCATCCTGCTGTTTGAAGCCGTCCTCAGCACCATTTTGAAGTACGCCTGGCAGGCAGAGAACAAGTGGGACGAGCCCTTTTACAACCAGAAGACCGATCAGGAGAGAAACAGCAGCCAG ATTTTGAAGTTTATTTCCGACTTCCTGGCTTTCCTGGTGTTGTACAACTTCATAATCCCCATCTCGCTGTACGTGACCGTTGAGATGCAGAAGTTTCTGGGCTCTTTTTTCATCGGCTGGGACTTGGATTTGTACCATGAAGAAAGCGACCAGAAGGCTCAAGTCAACACGTCCGACCTCAATGAGGAGTTGggacag GTGGAGTACGTTTTCACAGACAAGACGGGAACCCTCACTGAGAACGAGATGCAGTTTAGAGAGTGCTCTATTAATGGTATCAAATACCAGGAGATTAACGGGAAACTCGTCCCTGAAGGAATGACAGAAGACTCTCCAGACGGATCGGTGCCTTGTTTG AACAGGGAGGAGGAGTTGTTCCTGAAAGCCGTTTCACTGTGTCACACGGTGCAGATCAGTTATGATCAAACGGATGGGCCGGGTGACCCATTCTCACACGCCAACGGCTTCACACCTCAGATGGAGTATTACGCCTCTTCTCCTGATGAGAAAGCACTAGTAGAAGCCACCAAGAG GATGGGCGTCACATTTATAGGAAGCCGTGGAGAAAACATGGAGATTAAAACATTTGGAAAGTCAGAGAA GTACAAACTCCTCCACGTTCTGGAGTTCGACGCAGACCGCAGAAGAATGAGCGTGATACTGCAGAAGCCCTCAG GTGAAAAGGTGCTATTCACTAAAGGAGCTGAATCAGCCATTCTGCCCTACGCCACGAGCGGCGAGATCGATAAAACCAGAGTCCACGTGGATGAGTTTGCTCTG AAGGGTTTGCGGACATTAGTGGTGGCCTGCAGACACTTCAGTGCAGATGAGTATCAGGAAGTGGACCGGCGGCTCCATGAAGCCAGGACGGCTCTGCAGCAGAGGGAGGAACGACTGGTCGAGGTCTTCAACTTCATCGAGAAAGACCTGGAGCTGCTGGGTGCGACCGGGGTGGAGGACAA GCTGCAGGACAAGGTCCAGGAGACGATTGAAGCTCTGCGATTGGCAGGGATCAAGGTGTGGGTGTTGACGGGTGACAAGCACGAAACGGCGGTGAGCGTGAGCCTCTCCTGCGGTCACTTCCACCGCACCATGAACATCCTGGAGCTCATTCAGCAGAAATCAGACAGCGAGTGTGCCGAGCAGCTCCGCAGACTAGACCGAAG GATCAAGGAAGATCATGTGATCCAGCACGGGCTGGTGGTGGACGGGGCCAGTCTGTCTCTGGCTCTGCGGGAGCATGAGAAACTCTTCATGGAGGTGTGTAAGAACTGCTCGGCGGTGCTCTGCTGCAGAATGGCACCTCTCCAAAAAGCCAAG GTGGTGAGACTGTTGAAGACTTCTCCTGAGAAGCCTATTACATTAGCCATCGGAGATGGAGCCAACGACGTCAGCATGATCCAAGAGGCTCACGTTGGTATCG GAATCATGGGCAAAGAAGGAAGGCAAGCCGTAAGAAACAGCGACTATGCAATCGCGAGGTTCAAGTTCCTCGCCAAATTGCTGCTTGTACACGGCCATTTCTACTACATTAGAATAGCAACCCTTGTGCAATACTTTTTCTACAAG AATGTGTGCTTTATCACTCCCCAGTTTTTATACCAGTTCTTCTGTTTGTTCTCACAGCAA ACTCTTTATGACAGCGTGTATCTGACGCTGTATAATATCTGCTTCACCTCTCTGCCCATACTGGTATACAGTCTGTTTGAGCAGCTGGTGCATCCACATGTTCTGCAGAGCAAACCAGCACTTTACAG AGACATCAGTAAAAATTCCATGCTGTCCTTCAAAACCTTTTTGTACTGGACCTTCCTGGGCTTCTGCCACGCCTTCGCCTTCTTCTTCGGGTCCTACATCCTGATGGGAGAAGACACCACGCTGATGGGAAACGGACAG ATGTTTGGAAACTGGACGTTTGGCACTTTAGTATTCACTGTGATGGTTATTACGGTTACGCTGAAG CTGGCCTTAGAGACTCATTTCTGGACGTGGATGAATCACTTCGTCACATGGGGCTCCATCGCCTTCTACTTCATTTTCTCCTTGTTTTATGGCGGCATCATCTG GCCGTTTCTTCACACGCAGGACATGTACTTCGTGTTCGTTCAGCTGCTGTCCAGCGGCTCGGCCTGGTttgccatcatcatcatcgtcatcacCTGCCTGTTTCCTGATGTCATCAAGAAAGTCTTTTACAGGCACCTGCAGCCGACCAGCACGCAGAAATCTCAG ATGGAAGCGGATAAGGTTTCAGTCAGCTCAGAATATGACACTGCTGAAATCGGGAGCAGAGGGGAGGACAATCGGCCACTGATCGCTGCTTTTCCTCCACCTCTGGTGCAGCCCCACCCTTCCCCTAG ttTATTGAGGCCTACCAGGGCATCGGATGCGTGGACTCCATGTGCTGTTTCTCAGAGGGGCAAAACGCCTGCTCACGGCTGGGCCGGCTGGTGGAGCGAATGA